In Alnus glutinosa chromosome 7, dhAlnGlut1.1, whole genome shotgun sequence, the sequence ataaaattgagattaaattaattaagatttgTGTTCATTTCTCTAATTACTCCAACAATAAATCTGaaccataattaaataactaattattactattatttttttaaaaaaaaaaataattaaacaattacaacatttactttgtatataaaataacctaattaattaaataactcaTAAACAAGGTCTAGTTCGGTAATAAGCTCAAGctcatgtttgaaaaaaattaaacaaaccgagtttaaacatttttttttttgacatgtccacgcaaaaaaaaaaaaaaaaaactcgaactagtgacttccgcCGAACTAGTGACTTCCACTTCATGAAGCGTAGTCCCCAACCGATTAAGCTTAAATATACAATACCCCGCTCGGCTCAATTCCGACCATCCTTTCTAAATTTAAGGCCAATTTAAATACTCATCGTGGACTACTTTTCAATCACACCACAGTTGTTAACCAAATCTTATCAACCGTGATGCGATCGAAAAGGAGCCCATGATGAGAATGCCCATTTTTAACCAAATCTGATCACCCTAACTAAATTCCATGCTACAAAGATCAGGTCCCATTGTGTGATGGTTGTATGCCCATTTTTAAACCTAAATGACCTAAATGACTTTAATAAAGAATGACAAGTGCAAATCTTTTACATCGACGAAATTCATAAAATGGTTAATAAAAGTCCTTATTAAACATCtgaaatgattatttattaaaaaaatatcaaattgatAAGACAAGTGTTTCGAAATGGGTTTGATATTCAAAGCATTGAAAGGATTGCGTTGGGCTGGGTACAAAACACCAAAGGATAGGCCTAGACCCATTAGACCCAAAAACTACAGCAATTTTTAAGAGCAATGCTACGTAGTACAATTGTATTCAACAAAATTTTATCACTCCACCAGTATAATAAACGAAAACTCTTACAAATAGGGGACATGGAAAAATGTGCAACAAAATCATCAGAGATGCTATAAACATGAATAACAATTTTctaagcccaaaaaaaaaaaaataccaattcacgaattagaggaaaaaaatgcatatattaTGGATCAAAATATAGTATTTGCAGAGAGACCAACATTAATTCAAGTCTATTGCAGACAAAAGTGCATAACATAAGCCATAAAGAgaataaattcaccgactacgagtctaaaatatttaatttcagTTTCAAAAACATAAACTCTTTCACCTAGGGCAGAAATCAAGATAACCAAGTgggaggaaagaaaaaaaaacaagtgataTCTTATTCTCCCCATTTCCTCCCACCTAATCTCATCCATGTCTCAAAACTGTAAGCAAACTAGATAAACACAACCAAAATAGATCAAATTCTGAAAATCAGAAAAGCAAATTATTGAGAGACTCCAAGCCACTTAGTGAAGTTTTCGAACTCGGTGTAATCACTATCAGAAATCATTGTCTGGTACCAAGCTTTCCCTGCAGCCCTGATTGAAGCAGCCTCCTCCTGACAAATATGCAAAAGAAACGAGGGAACAGAAAAATGTCAATTAATAACTACTGAAAATTCAAACAGAACACACTGGCCATGTATTTTCAATTAAACACTTATCATTCATCAACAAGAAAGATGTTACTCGAATTGTGGGAATGATATCACCAAATATACCAAGTAGACAAGAAGGCATGGTAAACAAGCACAACATGTACCACAAAGTTGAGGctcaataagaaaaataaaattacaaaagttAGGTTATGTTAGTATACAAATACAGGCATATAATTGAGGAAGCGATCGACAGACCTCGGGATTGCAAGGTCAGATTGTCAAACTTGAAGCACTTCCAAAATTAGAACTTAAACTTGAAAAATTACTATAGTTaattcaacataaatttgacaGACAACTAAAAAGAATGGAAGAGGAGACTACTATaagaaagtattttattttttaaaacctcCAAAACCCTCaacagagaaaaaataaaactcgaGGAGACCACAAATTTCATGTTTGAAATGAAAATTGTTATGCAAACATCAGAAGTTTTGAAGAAACACTAATTATTCTTGCAAATCCGGTCCCAAGTACCCCATCGAGCCCTGAAAGGACTTGATACAAGTAACACTTGGGCAAGTACCCCTTGTTTAGAAACTTCAAAAGAATTCAATTCCATTTACTTTGGAGAACGATCAATAGACACTCTTATACATATGCAATTGACATTCTTTATCTCTACTATGATCATCAACTAATTCATTACATAAACTTACCAACACATAAAAACAATCAGACTTCCATACAAATTCAGTTATTATGATTGATCATGGTGGACAGAAATTATAAATCATTGGAATTATTAACTAAGCAAATTTCTCAACAACTTTAACAAATGTGTAAGATTTTTGCTAAAGAAATTGAGATTCTCTAGAAATTTTTCATGCAAGATTCTAGGTTTTAGAGATaaaggtaattaaatttatgaatccAAAAAAGATTTAATTTTTCCATTAAAATTTGATAATAACTACGTATAcactaaaataaatagaaaaggaaGACGAGAAGAACAGTATTCACTTCATACACACAATTTCACACAAAATTAGATAAAGAACAGAAATGCAAAATTCCTTTTCATTTCACACAattaatagaagaaaaaaaaccttcacaaaaactaaaagcaaagcGACATACCTTGGTGATTGGCTTCCGCTTCTTATCAAGCTTCTCCTTCTTGGCCTTGACGCGCTCGGCCTCGGCCAAAACAGCCATTCTCCTGGCGGTCTTGGCGTAAGGGTTCAGCTTCAGCAAGGTGTTGAGGTTCTTGAGCGGGTTCTTCTTCATAGGCGCCCTCTTAAACTCCTTCTTGATTGGCTTCACTACGGACTGAACCTCGTCCGAGTTGATAATCCTCGCCAGGTCAGCGTTCACCATCTTCGACCTCGGCAGTACGTATCCCTTCTTCTTCTCCGAGAGCTTATCGAATGATCCGTAGATCGAGTCCAGCTTCTCGAAGGCCGACTTGGTCCAGATCACGAACCGCCCGAGGTGACCACCAGGAGCCAGCTTCAGCAGGTTCAGCCTCTCAACGTTCACGATATCAATACCAGGAATGTTACGGAAGGCCTTCACGAGCTTGGCGCCCTCGGTTCCGTACACAATCAGCGGACCCTTCCGGTTGATGTAGCGGCGGTTACGCATCTTACCCTTACCCGGACGGATCGCGTGGCTGTCCTTGGCCTTTTCGGCGTCGGGAAAGGCGCCGATCTGTTTGAGGACCTTGAGAGCCGCGGAGGTTTTCTCAACGCTCTCGATAGAGTCGCTGACCACGAGGGGCAGTTCGGGGACAGACTCGATGCGGTGACCGCGGGCGAGAACGAGGGAGGGGACGGCGGAAGCGGCGATGGCAGAAACGACGGCGAAGCGCTTAAGGTTCACATTGACCTTGCGGTGCCAGCGTCGCCAGATCTTGGTTGGGGCGAACATGCGGCCGCCACGGCACATGTTTCCGAAAGCACCCTGGCCGGCGCGGTGGGTCCCGCCTCCGGGAACACGAGGGATACGGGATACGGCGCGCCCGGTTCCCCAAGACTCGGCGGAGGTCTGGTGGCCCGCCCTCTTCGACACGGCGTATGGCTGTCGCTTGTTCTTCGAGATGTTAGCGTGGGTGAAGTTGACGATGTCGGGTCGGATCGAGGCCTTCATTACATCGGGTAAATGAACGGAGGGGCAAGAGTCGGTTGCCATGTCGCCCTCGAGCAACTGGACGGTGACGAGAGGTCGAGCAGCAGCGACGGCCATGGGTGCGGAGTGTGTGAAAGTGAAAATGGGGTGTGAAGGGGAAGAGAGGGGCACTAGGGTTTAGGGAAGAGAATGAAACGTAGTTGAGTAGATTTTATAGCGACGAAAGCTAGGGTTTGCGGAAGGGACTAACTGTTTGGGTGCGGGTTGGGCTAATCCCGAACCTGgttttcattcttcttttggttTAGGTTATCCTAGGtactgagaaaagaaaaaagaaataataaaaaataaaaccctattAACTAACAACGGATTTTAgaataactttttaaatttttaagtgcaCTAATGAGATccattttttcttattatttcacttatgctccgtttgtttcgacgtaaaatggtttccgtcgtaaaatggtttcagataagtcatttttctggaaaatatttttcgctgaaagcatttttcgatgtttggcgtgtacagaaaatcacaaatatttttcatattttcattcaatcatattaacctataaaaattaatttttattcaaaacatataaatattaatataaaataatataaaaattatcgatgacgagattcggtcactgaccgacaagattctgaccatttttacctgattccgactactatagccagaattcgagataaaggccggaatccggacagtttcgtcgaaatctggaatagccggattccggcaaaactgccggaatccggcacaaacgGCCGGATCCCCGTAGgctggccgttctggccagatccagctaaaatccggcctctctggccagagccggccgggTTCCGGCTCTCTGGCCAGGTCCGGCCAGATTGGTCGCCAgaatctgggctgaccggattccggcgaaggtggccggattatgtcgccagattccggcgacattaaccggatgttgtcggattcgatatcggcaatatttcgatggtggtcggctgcttgaacgtgaatgtcgactgtgtcgtttaaagtAGATTGACCGCGTCTGCCGTCTTCGGAAAAcaatttacgcttttaaaaagcgtaaattatttttcgaaatttactaagcattttttgtcaaacagaaatcattttctggttgactattattttcgctccgaccaaacaccggaaaaatatcgaaatcattttccagaaatcattttacaccgaaacaaacgaagtatTAGTTTGTTCAATTTCCCTAAGCTGGACTAGGTCTAAGTTTTCATTTCTTAGTT encodes:
- the LOC133872670 gene encoding large ribosomal subunit protein uL4, with translation MAVAAARPLVTVQLLEGDMATDSCPSVHLPDVMKASIRPDIVNFTHANISKNKRQPYAVSKRAGHQTSAESWGTGRAVSRIPRVPGGGTHRAGQGAFGNMCRGGRMFAPTKIWRRWHRKVNVNLKRFAVVSAIAASAVPSLVLARGHRIESVPELPLVVSDSIESVEKTSAALKVLKQIGAFPDAEKAKDSHAIRPGKGKMRNRRYINRKGPLIVYGTEGAKLVKAFRNIPGIDIVNVERLNLLKLAPGGHLGRFVIWTKSAFEKLDSIYGSFDKLSEKKKGYVLPRSKMVNADLARIINSDEVQSVVKPIKKEFKRAPMKKNPLKNLNTLLKLNPYAKTARRMAVLAEAERVKAKKEKLDKKRKPITKEEAASIRAAGKAWYQTMISDSDYTEFENFTKWLGVSQ